In the genome of Parus major isolate Abel chromosome 3, Parus_major1.1, whole genome shotgun sequence, the window AGGGGTAGCTTGCACCGGAAAAGAGCTTGGCTCAGAAGCTGTCCTTGATATAGTGACAGTGGCTTCCCCCACCTGATATGACAGACCTGGATGATAGTTGAAGATTAGGGTAACTTGTCATGTGTCTTCATCACTGTAGGCAGCCTTTTATAATAATTGTTAGATGGGTTGCCTGTTTTATCcttttgtaaatatttgctaATGATTTGATGTCCTGCTTACTTATCCATTTGCAATTTTTTGGAAGTTTTGAATTAtagtaaattatatttattccTGAAGTTGGTGTCTGTGTCTTCTGTGCCTACGCTGCCTACATGAGAAACAGGCATCCACAACTGCTCTGGGATGCCAGTATCTCAGCAGCGTCACAGtcaagaattccttcccaatatcccatgTAAAGCTACCCTCTGACACTGTAAAGCCATTGcctgttgctgtattttatatattagtaaaggcctgtatgcacaaaccagcctttgaaataagtcgtaatattaagggctaaaatccttgaaaccttcctgcagaagagagagtaaagcaaaacaatatccttgtgtgtaggggaaaatatgtaaactgtatgtgttagccaatagtagcttgctctgtccgcagaccctgtagaaccctataaaaggtgtgctaaagatagaaataaacggcaTTCAcgattacttctgtgaagactggtgaatagctGGTGGTCTCTCAATAATTGTCCCTTGTTCTATCAGGACCTGCCCTTGTAAGAAGGCTCACTGCTGCCCCTCTTTCTGCAGGATGAGATTGTGTAGTCCCCAGGNAGCAGCTGGGGGTAGCCGGGGCTGGGAGAGTGACTGAGTGGCCGGGCAAAGCAGGTCCTGGGCTGTGTTGgagtggtgctgctggtgctgctgggggctgagtGGCTCGTGGCATGCTCCTACCTGGCACGTGTCGATGTTTCCCTGTGGGTAACCAGCACACAAGTTGTGGGTATGGATTTCCCCAGCGTACCAGCCACTGCTGTTGCAGAGCTGGACATCGATGAGCTGGACCTTGGCCTCCTGCAGGTGATCACTTGATTCTTGAGCTGTGagcagagaaaggaataaaCCCTGAGCACCACATTGCGCATTCTCCTCTTGTTGGAATGCATGAAGTAAAAACTCCTTTGAGTCcctcagggagaaaaagaaatacaaggaTTGAATTAAAGTCTTTAGAGAAACTTAAATATATTAACCCACAGATATAAAGTAAGAGTGAAAGTTAAACTTTTTAACAAATAGAAATATAGCTTAAATACTTTAAGAGTCTGTGTTAGCTAGTGAAAAGCCCTAAAACATAGTTTAAAGTTCAGTAATGTTACCCTTCACAGATTCAAGTTAGTCCcaaacacaataaaaacatagcttgcatttttaaataaaacagataagattattcacacaaaaaaaataatgctctATACATAGCATTTAAGTAAAACTGACAATAACTTTGTGTATTAAGAATGAGATCAGTATAGAAAGAATGTTTTAGAATCGTGTTTTTAGCTGATTGAATGATTTATGAATTTAATCCCCTGTATTAGGATAAAACATGCACAAATAATAATAACtccaccatcatcatcacctgACGAAGACCTACTGCAACTACTTCTACTAATGGAACTCTATGCTGGGAAGCTACTATTCAGAATTCAGGACTTTATACCAAAAATTTTTAACAAAGACTTTAATTCTCTAATCTCTTTACCTTTAAAACTAATACATTCATACAATAAACATCTTTATAACAACCAACAATTACTCTTATCTCCTTAAAAATTCAAAGACCCCCCACAAATGACTCAACAACCTCTCCTGACTAGGGAAGGGCATCCTCTTCCCTAGGgcttggttttccttctgcagaggaactgtagctgctgcctgcctttgGGGGGAGTAGGCCAGGCCCATCTCTGCAGAGGGGAACACACTGCAGCTTGGTTTTGGTCTCTGCTGTGGGGAAGCCCAAACCCTCTCCCCACTGTGCTGAGCTAGCCCAGAAGTCTCTCTTGGGAACTCACCTCTTGAAGCAGTGgaaccccagccagcaacccagcagttctgcagctctgacaCTTTCAGTGTGGCATCAGGCACACAGGCCAGCTGGATGTAGGGGCTGCACTGAACAGGATGGTCCAATTCCAGCAAGGCAATGTCGTAGCTCATGTCAGCAGGATTGTAGTACTGGTGTATCACCAACTGCTTGACACTGCGTATTTGTGCCCCAGGGCCCGGCTGAGTCAACTGGGTGGCCCCAATCACCAGATACACCATGCTGATGTTACTGGAAAGGAGATGGAGAGAGGTctgagagggagcagagccatgCTGTTGCTAGACTTCTGCatgggaaagcagagagggagcagggctctggcagGTGTGAGTGCCCTTGTACACCTGAGGCTGGGGGAATGTCaagctggaagctgctgggaaGCCTTGGCACAAGGCCAGGCTTCTCCTGAGCAGTGTGGCAGCTGGGCTGCCTGAGAGGAAAGGTGGGGGGAGTAGcaggtggtgctgctggcagggcaccTGCTGGTGTTGTGGGGAtgtccccattccctgctcctaCTTACTCAAACTTGTCGAAGCAGTGGGCTGCTGTGAGGACCCACTGAGTGCTGATGAGAGACCCTCCACACCAATGCCCCCGGTCTGGTGCCCAGGGATGCTGGATACTGACC includes:
- the LOC107201239 gene encoding acrosin-like, which produces MSYYYGNLAYDNGMTRIVGGTGALPGAWPWMVSIQHPWAPDRGHWCGGSLISTQWVLTAAHCFDKFDNISMVYLVIGATQLTQPGPGAQIRSVKQLVIHQYYNPADMSYDIALLELDHPVQCSPYIQLACVPDATLKVSELQNCWVAGWGSTASRAQESSDHLQEAKVQLIDVQLCNSSGWYAGEIHTHNLCAGYPQGNIDTCQVGACHEPLSPQQHQQHHSNTAQDLLCPATQSLSQPRLPPAAXWGLHNLILQKEGQQ